Genomic segment of Gasterosteus aculeatus chromosome 4, fGasAcu3.hap1.1, whole genome shotgun sequence:
TGTACTAAAGAGTCAGTTGGCTGTGGAACATTTGGTGTATCTACTCAGTTGGAGCCGTCTAACCGGTTacgtcacttttttttcttttttattgcgtgtgtgtgcacgtaccaCGTCACAGAAAATACCTATTCCTTTCCACCGAAAGAAGGAAAACCAGCCAACCGGGAATGAAGGCAGTGGGAGAAGGTGCTCTGTTCCAATAGCAGTAGCAATACATTGTAGTAATGGAAGCGCATTAAGCTTTCACTTCCTCTCGTTCTTATTTCACCTCCTGTTGGGAAAATGCCATGAAGCAAATTTCCTCCCTGGTGCCGAACAGCACAGTTCAGTGACTGAAATGCCATTGGGACTTAACTCGGGCTTTGGCTGCGTATAACATTGTAAAAATCCATTGCAATACCATGTTTTCAAAAGAACGTACTATTCCACTTCCACTGCTCTCGTTACAGGTGCTTCCTACAGCGACGCCTGGGAGAGCAACAGCATTGTTTGAGAATAGCCTTCAAAGGAATGTAAGCACTATAATTAATTGATCCCCATCTTATTAAACAATGTCTTCAAGTCAATAACAGCAAAGATCCTTCTGTAGTTTATGGATCAGTCCCATAAAAATGTTCGGAGAGGATGTTTCGCCTCCATTTCTCTATCAAACATTAAGCCTTCCTTGTGGTTCCTCCTGCTCTCTTCTTCATGTAAATCGAGGCTGTAACATACCTCAAACTGGGGCCAGTTCATCGGCATGCCAGGCCCGTGATTGGACCGGAACCACTTCAGGTCGTCCTCAGCGTCGGCAGCAGAGACCGTGTCCTCCAGTGTCTGGTAGATTGTCTGGAATCTATGGAGACCACAttgcacattttctttcttggtGAGAAGCATCTCTCACAGCTTTGCTTatgagctgcagcagctacATTTATGTACTCAGACATTGAATGATCGGAGAGCAGCGACTGATGGGACGGCCCTGGTGCTGAcctgtgattggttgagagaTCCAGGTGCTGTTtaacctccagcagcagctctctgAAGAAGCAGATTCGTGTGTCTTCAAACTGCTGCCACTGCTCAAACACCTGCTCCATGTTCTCCATGTACTGAGGGGTCAACTTGTCGAGTTCCTCCAGTGATTTCTGATAGCGTTCTTTAgtctgggaggaggagaggaatgagGGGACAattcaaacatcacaaaaaagATGAATGCTTGATGATACAACACATTCTTCACACTCAACCTCGGCTGGTTCCAAAAAGTAGCCTTACCTTCTGCACCTCCTGCTGACACTTCTCCACCTTTTCCTGGAGCTTCTTTTGGGCTTCGGGGTTGTTGTTGCTCTCCAGTTTGCTGTTGGCCTCCCTGCTGGCTGCCAGCTTCTCTTCTTTACAGGCAGAGTGGTAAGACTTTTTCATTGTCTCCATCTGTAgattgaagaagaaaagaaagtacAGGCCGCAGCACCATACTTTTAAGGTTACTCACAGCAGAGGAACTGTGAAgggtaaataaatcatttaagtTTGATATCTGAATGAGGGATTTAAGTAGAAGTTATAAAAACAAAATCGGGGATTGAGATTGAAGAAGTCACTAAAAAGTATTTCCTTTCAACCTGACAATAGCATTTTTGGGACACGGCCCTTGTTGCAcagcagtccccccccctcccaaaaaaaaaacttccacaTCCACGTAAATGTTTAATGTCACTTAATGTTCTCTTTGTGAGCAGGTTGTTGCTCATTATTTTAGGAACCATTACAACTAATATCTCACTTAGAAACGGCCTTTGCTATTTGATGCTCCAGACACAAAAATGCTGAAATGAACGAAGGACTCttcatccacagaaacctgctCATGCTGAGGGAGCGACGTGGAAACACCGCTGCCTGATACGTTGATGTCTGATGCATGTAACCACTCATCGACATCACTTTGTTTATATTGCACCTCCAAACAGATCGGAATCACGGATGCAAACTCATCCGCTGTGGTTCCATCTGCAGAGTGTCTCGGCCTGTGTAACCACAGCAGCCACCTTGGCAAGACCCTGAGAGCATTATTGGAGGAGAGCACCCGGTCCGCCCGACTCGATAGCGCTGGCCGTTGTgtgtcaaacaaaacacaggacCACGAGTTAAATACTGCATCCCATTTACAATGGATGTGGATACTATTGACTTACTGCCCATGCCAGCTTCTCATTATCTAGACTAGTTAATTAGCCCAATTCCCACTCTGCCCCCCTCCCGGTCTCTCTATCCGGTCAATCGATAAAAAAAGCGAGGGCCACAAAACTGTATTGTTCAGTCGCTGCTCAATCACAAGGCCAGGATGTCGCCACCCTTTCTGTCGACATTGCACACGCAACGGAGAGGAACGTGTTCGCGCGGAGCGGACGGACGTCTGAAATGAAAGCGGCAGTAGGAAATGCATTGACCTGGTTTTGAACCAAGAAGTGGCGCCCTCGCTGTGTTTCCTCCCCGTACAGGATACGGTTACCAGCCGCCACCGTGGCCCACGGCGGCTAATGCTTGACTAGCTTCTTAAGTCAACATCCAGAGGGTGCAACTGCGGTTCTGCAccgttgctgttgttgttttgtgagcAGGTAGTCATGGAGGGAACACAATAGTCAGCGACGTGTAATCATGTGAACTGAAGGGTCAAATCGACAGTCATGACTGCAATCAGCGACTTGACAAATAAGCTTGTGTAAACTGCTTGGCTGtttacagacaaaaacacattcgATGGGAATTACTTTGAATTATTCCTTGATTATAATAATACACAGACACGCATCATACTATTTTAAAATCTAGTGAGTTTCCGAGAAGATGGAAAGCCCCACCTCTTTGAGTTTCTTTGCCCAGGGTTTCTGGGCCTTGCGGAAGCCGTCCTCGGCCTCTTTGGTCTCTTTGTAGCCGCCGATCATCTGTTTGTGGTACGAGTCTCTCTGCCAGTTCTTCAGCTTCTCGTAGTCTTCTCCCATCAGGGCCGATTTCACCTCCATGTGGAGCTCGCTCACCTTCTCCGCCTCCGTGCACAGAGCTGACCACGCCCGCTCCAACGTGCCGTACTGAGGGCCTGAGGGAGGAGTTACGCACCAGTCAGCGTCCAATGCATTAATATCTTAATACTAATGTAACTATAAGCACAGGGACTCTTTCCTGCTGAATTCTGAAGATTAAAACTGCTACATACACATGTGAAGCTTGagttttttatatatttctacCCTTTTCTATGAGTTGCCGCCAACGCTTTCCCCACTCGGTCAGCTGCTGGGCGTAGGACTTTTCAATACGCGCTCGCTCATGAAGACAGCTCATCAGATCAGTGCAGAGCCGACTGCCATCGTCCACTCGTTTCACTGATCGTTTGTAGTTGCCGACCTGAAAACCAACAATTGACAGAGAAAACGAGAAGATGGTTGAATGGGAGCTGGAACAAGTAGTCTTACAGTGGAGCGTCGCAGTTATGTGGTTATACTATGTATCTATGGAGAGATGTCATTTCACACAGCAGTTTTTCAAAATCCCTACAGAAGGGCTATTTTGGTTCTGGATTTAGGGGTAGAAAGTGTAAATTGATGAATGTGTCTCACCTCCCAAAAACTATCACTGGAGACGTCGATCATGGATTCATCGTAAGAGCCCGACATCGCTGCTGTCCTTAGTAACACTCTGTGAGAAGGACCTGGGAAACAAGACGATTCATTGAGTGAGAGTGATTAAACTCCCCCATTAGCTCTGATTGGTATAAATGCCTACTATTACATCAGATGATCCAAGCAATAAAACGATCATATGActaattatttttacattaaggAGAGGGAAAATTCAGGTAAATATGGATTAACAATTACTGTTTTTAGTAATTTATCAAGTAGAAATATTGTCAATTGTCAAATAATTGTCTCAAACAAAGCACGGAGTGAGCCAATATTAGAGACCGTTGAATTATTACATCCATACAGCAACGTTTGATAACTCCTTTTAACACGGTCATGCACTTGTTCGGTCTACGAAACAGCCGAAGAACAACACCAACTCGATATCACAACAACATTCCTCAGACATTAATAGCAGGACAAATAACACATAAGACAAGAAACGCTTCAGAGGAGTAAGGAAATGGAAGTTAAAGTGTGTGACCTGCTTTGATAATCTAAGCAGCAGGTGGGTTTCTAAGATAgactataaatgtgtgtgtgtgtgacatagaaaaataaattgtcaaGAAGCTCACAGTGGGCAGCTTCCGTTTCCTTCAGACGGCTACCACAGACCGTCCTCTGTtactctcctctcccccctcgtctCTCCTCACAGCCGTCACTTTAAACTCAACAGGCTCCTTTATtcctcccctccgtcctcttcctctccttccttcctcatcagccttctcccctctctctttcaatatatatatatatatatatatatatagtgtggtTGAAGGCAGCTCAGACAGCTGCAGTGGACTGCAGAACACGTCAGAACACGTCTAAAATGCATCTGAAGTGACGACTCGAgatgggattttatttttacccGTCTTTTATTCAATTGCAGAAAATTGCAACCACTTCTATAATGGGGaaagattttaatttaagaGTGATGCTCGTGGGTCTTCTGATTAAATGATCAATGCGGTGCTTGAAGAATCACAGAATAAATGACTTGATGGAAATAATCATTGGTTGCAGATCCTGTGCTTGTGCAATACAGCAAGTTGTGAGGTATGTTGattatttacacattatttACACACCAGATATAATAAGGATCCCGTATGCTGGTTATTTAAAGGGTTGTGACCAAGATATGGACTGGTTACTTGTGTGGAATGAAATAAACTTAGAGCAGAAGTAGAGCAGAAGCTATTTTAAAGCAGAGTCTCTCCTTCATCCTTTCTTTTTCAGTAATATAGTCTTTTACACTAATTCATTTATCAATAATATGTAATGAAGTACTATATCTAATCTGGAACGGTCCCCTTGTGGTCCAATCACACAAAATGCACTTTAGTGCTGCGTGTAAACACACAAGGACTGTTCCAGTAGAGCCGACAGCGAGAGGATggtggctggtgtgtgtgtgtgtgtgtgtgtgtgtgtgtctctgtgtgtgtgtgtgtgtgtgtgtctctgtgtgtgtgtgtgtgtgtgtgtctctgtgtgtgtgtgtgtgtgtgtgtgtctctgtgtgtgtgtgtgtgttggccagTGGTCAGTGACCCAGGACATGGACAGAGGTAGCATTGTGGTCACTGCTAGCTTGGGAACAATCCTCGCTTTAATGTGTTTGTAGTTTGCAATCAGGTCAGTTGAACagctaaatacacacacacacacaagtgccgTATTGAATAATATGGGTAATATTGTTTTTGTCATATTATTATATGACACCCCTCCCCAGACTCCAGAGTTTTGTGCTTATTCAGAACGCTCAAGGCATTCGTGACAATATTAATGCACTAATGAAAGAACACGGGAGTCTATTTGTCAGCCGTCCAGCCCAGTCTTGTCCCTCTGGCATTTCCCCACCAGCTGTCCACATTCTTCATTCACCAATCTGTGCTGGACACTTGGATTGAGCCACAAATATCTACTCTCAACATGGGAACCAGTGTTATGTCGTCAGACGCTagagcacaacccccccccttagGTTTCATCGTCCTTGGAAATAcatgtttgttcttttgttcAATCAAGTGGCTTAACTGGCAAAAATATACAATCAAAACATAACGACACACTTGTAGATCTATATGGAAAATTACTCTCCATGTCCCAAGAAATGTATTTGGAattcctttttcccccccaggcCTGATGTAATCAACAGCAAACAGGAATCCCCGTCTGGACACCCTTGGCTCTGCAGGACGCGGGGAATGTGTTGAACAATTGAACGCAGCTTGACCCACAACGGTAAACAATGCTGTTGACTAAGGCCAGGTCTGAAGTCCACTTAATCTATCAGCCCAACGGAGAACACTGTGCGCTGCCAACCACCACCGCAAAACACATGCATGATTTCATCGAGGCGGCAGAAAGTTAAACGGGGGCTCTTAGATTAAAGGCTTACTGATTACGTAATCAAACACAACAATGATATTCTCTGAGGTCTGATAAGGAGATGTACTGAGCCTGCTGGAATTTGGTTGTCGACAAGAGCCTTAAGATAGAAGTGAACGAACGCATACCTCAGCGCGCCCATGCTTAGACTGGCTCGTTCCACTCACTTCACACATTTGCATCCAAATTTGCATGGAGGCCGACTTTGCCgctttaaagtgtgtgtgtgtgtgtgtgtgtgtgtgtgcgttctcaCCTCTGCTGGCAGTTGTTTCCACGGTTTTGGTGTGACGACCCCCAGAGAGAAACCTAAACACGGGGGGATACAAACAGCTCACTGATAGTCTGCGGGTGGTTTGTGGGAAACACACGGGGTCTATTGTGGttgttcatcttcttcttcttcatccatcTCCAATGTTCCCTGCCTCACGTTGGTTGCGAAAGGTCGTTAACCAAAGAGTTTATTATGAGTGGTTTATTAGTTATTGAACAATGATTCAGAGCGACAGCGTCATGTGACCAGCTGAGGCCTCTGTGTGTTATTAAAAAGCATATGGAAGCTTCCTGTACGATGCTGTTCAAAATCAACATGAGAGGTCAACGACCTTTCGCAACCAACGTGAGGCAGGGAACATTGGAgatggatgaagaagaagaagatgaacaaCCACAATAGACCCCGTGTGTTTCCCACAAACCACCCGCAGACTATCAGTGAGCTGTTTGTATCCCCCCGTGTTTAGGTTTCTCTCTGGGGGTCGTCACACCAAAACCGTGGAAACAACTGCCAGCAGAGGtgagaacgcacacacacacacacacacacacacacacacacacacacacacacacacacacacacacacacacaaacgactGACAGGTCATCATACCTGACCTCAGATGATGAGTGGAAAACATAATCAGGGTGACACGGCACATAGCTGAGGGGTATTATGTCACAATACTGACAACAGAGACCTTTAAACTCCAGTATAGTTTTCACACATTTGACTCAGAAGATGTTGGAGgttgcgttttctttttttacacggTTGTGATTGAGGCGGTTCAATCTTATCAACAAAATATAGCAAGGACATCGGCGGAATAATGTCACACAATCTCGACCTTTTGTTCCGCCTCCGAATCAGCCGGCGCCGTGGGGGGGAAACGTGTGCACAGTAAGTGGATTCATGTTATGTTATGTCAAGTTATGGTTACTGGTCTCCATGATGACAACGTAAATCAGAGGCAACACTGCTTACAGGTTGTCTAAATGAGAATGACTAAAtactaaaaaaataatttacacCGTCCGGATGTCTGAGAATGTGACCcagttactttgtttttgtctttcattgTGGCCAATTGCATAAAGACATTCGCAGTTCAAGttatattcaaatatttatacaAACAAATAGTCCATTTAGTTATATATTATAAGtcgcaaaatgttttttttggtccaACCAGCATTCCTTAAAACCCAGAGACATACTGTTTGCAATGATTTACCAAaagaagacacaaaaacactcatCTCACAATCATCCGTACACCAACCAATCGCAGGGATTGGAGCAAGATTACATGACCAGTGTGCTTAACAACTACTGTAGTGCTATACTTTGCCAATGCCCCAACCACATGAAAATTGCCTCTCTAAGCAGGAGTGCTTTTTTGGGGTTAAGTTTccatttccttcctttgttgCATAAAGCAACGGCAGTACCGCAAAGGCAGGGCGAGCAGCTGAGCTGGTCTATCCCTTCAATATTACAGTTTCCCAGCAGGACGTCGCTAAATCCCAAGTGGGCTGTGGAAGAAAAGGGGATACAACGTTCCTTCGCttctctgcctcttgtctcacacacttacacacacacacacacacacacacacacacacacacacacacacacacacacacacacacacacacacacacacacacacacacacacacacacacacacacacacacacacacacacacacacacacgtgaaggTCAAAAGTTTCCATGGCAATCACGGGTCACAACCTTGAGTTTTCTTTCCCCGTCAGTCATTCACCTCTGCCCTCCTTCCTCATGTGAGCTCAACAGCTGCACGGGGCGGCTGATCCAGCAGGAGAGCGCCCTTTCAGATGTTGGAGCCTTTCGACgactcttttttttatagagAGCGCCGACAATGAAGCCGCCGGCATGCCGACACCAGGTCGACTGTAAGCCTCGTCATAACAGACCAGTCGGGCTGCTCAAAATGAAAAACGTGGTGCAAGGTCGGGAGGACAATGGCATTTGTTCCACACTTTCAGGCGCTTTCCACTGGACAGGCCAGCAGCGCGTAGAGGAACATAATAGAGGGAAATTCAGTATTACATGACATGGAAGGGGAGATCCTGCCGTCAGCGACGGGCAAATTCGGgcctttttcctgaggaagcccCTGTCGCTGTCTCATGTGATGCATTTAAAAGGTGCAGTCCTTTCAGGAAAGCTCCATGAACAAAAGTCATCTGCTTGCCCTGTGACCTTTTATGGTGTCGTCTtctgtgttgtgtgcgtgtgagtgtgcacaTTAGCAGTTCTCTCCCAGACGGAAATCATTTCAAATAGCTTTACTGTATTTTTAATGACCAGACTTGTTACTGAGGGAAGAAACTGACGGTTTTCATTATCAAAGCATTTGctgatcattttttttataaaatgccAGAATATTGGTCATTAGAATTTGCCAGAACCCACAGCGTCGCTTTAAATATCTTGGTTTGTCCGACAATCACTCCCAAAATATATTCAATTAGATATTTATATACAACTGATATTATATACGGTAGCAGCCatagtttggacacactttgaatgaaaaaatgtgtccaaaccagTGATTTCCGTTTGAAAGTAATCAAAATAACAGcagattcaattattttttgaaGCCGGTTTTCAGTTAGGCTGTTGATTTTCACTCTTACAAACTCACTGATCCCTCCTAATGGAGAGCAGAGCCTTCAGCCTAAATTGGGTCACCCACTCTAAGTTTAGCCGGGTGCTATGACAGAATAAATCAGCCCACATGGACGCCCCCCACCCACAAAAAAAGAGGAACCACGGAGCTTTCACTACTGCTTTACCTTGAAAACACAACTCCTCCACTCCTACTTGCTGCCACTGGAGACGTCTAAATACT
This window contains:
- the pacsin2 gene encoding protein kinase C and casein kinase substrate in neurons protein 2 isoform X6 → MSGSYDESMIDVSSDSFWEVGNYKRSVKRVDDGSRLCTDLMSCLHERARIEKSYAQQLTEWGKRWRQLIEKGPQYGTLERAWSALCTEAEKVSELHMEVKSALMGEDYEKLKNWQRDSYHKQMIGGYKETKEAEDGFRKAQKPWAKKLKEMETMKKSYHSACKEEKLAASREANSKLESNNNPEAQKKLQEKVEKCQQEVQKTKERYQKSLEELDKLTPQYMENMEQVFEQWQQFEDTRICFFRELLLEVKQHLDLSTNHRFQTIYQTLEDTVSAADAEDDLKWFRSNHGPGMPMNWPQFEDWSIDLNRTLSKREKKKPSDGVTLTGISQSGSDQPVQPVKTSSSASSVEKTTEWSDEDTGGNPFSSNGDGNPFEDEPASPGVSVAVRALYDYDGQEQDELTFKAGEEFTKVGEEDDQGWCKGRLKSGQTGLYPANYVEDIQ
- the pacsin2 gene encoding protein kinase C and casein kinase substrate in neurons protein 2 isoform X5; its protein translation is MSGSYDESMIDVSSDSFWEVGNYKRSVKRVDDGSRLCTDLMSCLHERARIEKSYAQQLTEWGKRWRQLIEKGPQYGTLERAWSALCTEAEKVSELHMEVKSALMGEDYEKLKNWQRDSYHKQMIGGYKETKEAEDGFRKAQKPWAKKLKEMETMKKSYHSACKEEKLAASREANSKLESNNNPEAQKKLQEKVEKCQQEVQKTKERYQKSLEELDKLTPQYMENMEQVFEQWQQFEDTRICFFRELLLEVKQHLDLSTNHRFQTIYQTLEDTVSAADAEDDLKWFRSNHGPGMPMNWPQFENVDCSHPRSFRRRSIVDWSIDLNRTLSKREKKKPSDGVTLTGISQSGSDQPVQPVKTSSSASSVEKTTEWSDEDTGGNPFSSNGDGNPFEDEPASPGVSVAVRALYDYDGQEQDELTFKAGEEFTKVGEEDDQGWCKGRLKSGQTGLYPANYVEDIQ
- the pacsin2 gene encoding protein kinase C and casein kinase substrate in neurons protein 2 isoform X3, with the protein product MSGSYDESMIDVSSDSFWEVGNYKRSVKRVDDGSRLCTDLMSCLHERARIEKSYAQQLTEWGKRWRQLIEKGPQYGTLERAWSALCTEAEKVSELHMEVKSALMGEDYEKLKNWQRDSYHKQMIGGYKETKEAEDGFRKAQKPWAKKLKEMETMKKSYHSACKEEKLAASREANSKLESNNNPEAQKKLQEKVEKCQQEVQKTKERYQKSLEELDKLTPQYMENMEQVFEQWQQFEDTRICFFRELLLEVKQHLDLSTNHRFQTIYQTLEDTVSAADAEDDLKWFRSNHGPGMPMNWPQFEDWSIDLNRTLSKREKKKPSDGVTLTGISQSGSDQPVQPVKTSSSLTVPTNTAPVGSNPFDDGGEEEEEEEEEERQQQEEEKTAVEKPTTVNHISVNKEEIKTLVNRGETLRPLPSFVSLFVSWIADRAESRLLSAPFLRLYSGGPYFDPFPPHVPLSSCRWQFVVLLCMVAGTQSRNVSVPHFSQEHWMSCASQSPNTLYTCWCVFYLFFIS
- the pacsin2 gene encoding protein kinase C and casein kinase substrate in neurons protein 2 isoform X1, with amino-acid sequence MSGSYDESMIDVSSDSFWEVGNYKRSVKRVDDGSRLCTDLMSCLHERARIEKSYAQQLTEWGKRWRQLIEKGPQYGTLERAWSALCTEAEKVSELHMEVKSALMGEDYEKLKNWQRDSYHKQMIGGYKETKEAEDGFRKAQKPWAKKLKEMETMKKSYHSACKEEKLAASREANSKLESNNNPEAQKKLQEKVEKCQQEVQKTKERYQKSLEELDKLTPQYMENMEQVFEQWQQFEDTRICFFRELLLEVKQHLDLSTNHRFQTIYQTLEDTVSAADAEDDLKWFRSNHGPGMPMNWPQFENVDCSHPRSFRRRSIVDWSIDLNRTLSKREKKKPSDGVTLTGISQSGSDQPVQPVKTSSSLTVPTNTAPVGSNPFDDGGEEEEEEEEEERQQQEEEKTAVEKPTTVNHISVNKEEIKTLVNRGETLRPLPSFVSLFVSWIADRAESRLLSAPFLRLYSGGPYFDPFPPHVPLSSCRWQFVVLLCMVAGTQSRNVSVPHFSQEHWMSCASQSPNTLYTCWCVFYLFFIS
- the pacsin2 gene encoding protein kinase C and casein kinase substrate in neurons protein 2 isoform X4, which codes for MSGSYDESMIDVSSDSFWEVGNYKRSVKRVDDGSRLCTDLMSCLHERARIEKSYAQQLTEWGKRWRQLIEKGPQYGTLERAWSALCTEAEKVSELHMEVKSALMGEDYEKLKNWQRDSYHKQMIGGYKETKEAEDGFRKAQKPWAKKLKEMETMKKSYHSACKEEKLAASREANSKLESNNNPEAQKKLQEKVEKCQQEVQKTKERYQKSLEELDKLTPQYMENMEQVFEQWQQFEDTRICFFRELLLEVKQHLDLSTNHRFQTIYQTLEDTVSAADAEDDLKWFRSNHGPGMPMNWPQFEDWSIDLNRTLSKREKKKPSDGVTLTGISQSGSDQPVQPVKTSSSLTVPTNTAPVGSNPFDDGGEEEEEEEEEERQQQEEEKTAVEKPTTVNHISVNKEEIKTASSVEKTTEWSDEDTGGNPFSSNGDGNPFEDEPASPGVSVAVRALYDYDGQEQDELTFKAGEEFTKVGEEDDQGWCKGRLKSGQTGLYPANYVEDIQ
- the pacsin2 gene encoding protein kinase C and casein kinase substrate in neurons protein 2 isoform X2; translated protein: MSGSYDESMIDVSSDSFWEVGNYKRSVKRVDDGSRLCTDLMSCLHERARIEKSYAQQLTEWGKRWRQLIEKGPQYGTLERAWSALCTEAEKVSELHMEVKSALMGEDYEKLKNWQRDSYHKQMIGGYKETKEAEDGFRKAQKPWAKKLKEMETMKKSYHSACKEEKLAASREANSKLESNNNPEAQKKLQEKVEKCQQEVQKTKERYQKSLEELDKLTPQYMENMEQVFEQWQQFEDTRICFFRELLLEVKQHLDLSTNHRFQTIYQTLEDTVSAADAEDDLKWFRSNHGPGMPMNWPQFENVDCSHPRSFRRRSIVDWSIDLNRTLSKREKKKPSDGVTLTGISQSGSDQPVQPVKTSSSLTVPTNTAPVGSNPFDDGGEEEEEEEEEERQQQEEEKTAVEKPTTVNHISVNKEEIKTASSVEKTTEWSDEDTGGNPFSSNGDGNPFEDEPASPGVSVAVRALYDYDGQEQDELTFKAGEEFTKVGEEDDQGWCKGRLKSGQTGLYPANYVEDIQ